From Blastochloris viridis, one genomic window encodes:
- a CDS encoding EAL domain-containing protein encodes MLFLVAGIPAAISGLVSLTLLLALAWWQFSALRTADRADLGRQIGDLSSTVTDVARALADISRRVSDLSHRLQAVERRESSIEAAATEAAEKTVHPLAKELAVLTGLIKDIAEAAAVHEQTLALHGQEMQNLAARPQVIMAPAASAAATASTGPAAETAASAATSPVVRHGVLAGLAEPDALALVQRAVKGGRVEIFLQPIVTLPQRKVRYYEATPRLRADDGSLLQPDDYAEIARSGRLQAEIDLQVLLRSVQVIRRLATRNREIGLFLDLSADTLVDSEAMGRYTEFLETNRAFAPTLVLQIAQEQMRMIGPVEAEAMAGVVERGFKLALHRIRDLRFDARDLAERGVKFVKVPAIGLLDRTRDIGAEIHPADLADLLSRHGIDLVGEAIDTEGQVVDLLDYDVKFGQGNLFAPPKPVRADVLGPADRRPAREPVEAAPAPMQRVELGTSDHKRETPPPRRTGTLADLAKTTIRRV; translated from the coding sequence TTGCTGTTTCTCGTCGCCGGCATTCCGGCCGCCATTTCCGGTCTCGTTTCGCTGACCTTGCTGTTGGCGCTGGCGTGGTGGCAGTTTTCTGCTCTGCGCACCGCCGACCGCGCCGACCTCGGACGCCAGATCGGCGATCTGTCGTCGACGGTGACCGACGTCGCCCGCGCCTTGGCCGACATCTCGCGCCGGGTGTCGGACCTCTCCCACCGCTTGCAGGCGGTCGAGCGCCGCGAATCCTCCATTGAGGCGGCTGCGACCGAAGCGGCGGAGAAGACCGTGCATCCGCTCGCCAAGGAATTGGCAGTGCTGACCGGCCTGATCAAGGACATCGCCGAGGCCGCCGCCGTGCACGAACAGACCCTGGCACTGCACGGCCAGGAGATGCAGAACCTCGCCGCGCGCCCGCAGGTGATCATGGCGCCGGCAGCCTCGGCCGCAGCGACGGCGTCGACCGGCCCCGCTGCCGAGACAGCCGCGTCGGCGGCGACCTCCCCGGTGGTGCGCCATGGCGTGCTGGCGGGGCTCGCCGAGCCCGACGCTCTGGCGCTGGTGCAGCGTGCGGTGAAGGGCGGGCGGGTCGAGATCTTCCTGCAGCCGATCGTCACGCTGCCGCAGCGCAAAGTACGTTACTACGAAGCGACGCCGCGGCTCCGTGCCGACGACGGCTCGCTGCTGCAGCCCGACGACTATGCCGAAATCGCCCGCAGCGGCCGCCTGCAGGCGGAGATCGACCTCCAGGTGCTGCTGCGCAGCGTGCAGGTGATCCGCCGGCTGGCCACCCGCAACCGCGAGATCGGCCTGTTCCTCGACCTCTCCGCCGACACCCTCGTCGATAGCGAGGCGATGGGGCGTTACACCGAGTTCCTCGAAACCAACCGCGCCTTCGCCCCCACCCTGGTGCTGCAAATCGCCCAGGAGCAGATGCGCATGATCGGGCCGGTCGAGGCGGAGGCAATGGCTGGCGTGGTCGAGCGCGGCTTCAAGCTGGCGCTTCACCGCATCCGCGACCTGCGCTTCGACGCCCGCGACCTCGCTGAGCGCGGCGTCAAGTTCGTCAAGGTGCCGGCGATCGGGCTGCTCGACCGTACGCGCGACATCGGCGCCGAAATCCACCCGGCCGATCTGGCCGACCTGCTCAGCCGGCATGGCATCGACCTGGTTGGCGAGGCCATCGACACCGAAGGCCAAGTGGTCGACCTGCTCGACTACGACGTCAAGTTCGGCCAGGGCAACCTGTTCGCCCCGCCCAAGCCGGTGCGCGCCGACGTGCTCGGCCCGGCCGACCGGCGGCCGGCGCGCGAGCCGGTCGAGGCGGCACCCGCCCCGATGCAGCGGGTCGAACTCGGCACCAGCGACCACAAGCGCGAGACGCCGCCGCCACGCCGGACCGGGACGCTGGCCGACCTCGCCAAGACCACCATCCGCCGCGTTTAA
- a CDS encoding heavy-metal-associated domain-containing protein, with product MVTLTVTGMTCGGCAATVEKLIKREDAAAKVAVDLASGRVEADTSAPAEVLIKAIEDAGFGASVA from the coding sequence ATGGTGACGCTGACCGTGACCGGAATGACCTGCGGCGGCTGTGCCGCGACGGTCGAGAAGCTGATCAAGCGCGAGGATGCCGCGGCGAAGGTCGCCGTCGACCTTGCCTCCGGCCGGGTCGAGGCCGACACCAGCGCGCCGGCCGAGGTCCTGATCAAGGCGATCGAGGACGCCGGGTTCGGCGCCAGCGTGGCGTAG
- a CDS encoding potassium/proton antiporter — protein sequence MDKLSAIDWTLFIGSGMVLAGILSSLVAKRFGAPLLLVFLAIGMLAGEDGPGGLTFGDYETTYLVGSLALSVILFDGALRTKLRLVRRALVPALVLATAGVILTAALTGAFVKFLLGGTWIEAFLVGSIVASTDAAAVMFLLRTSGLTLSPRVGATVEIESGTNDPIAVFLVILLTRLALAGETTAATVMVEVVVDFAIGAVVGVGGGLLVVRALNRLDLPPGLHSPFVATAAVAIFGFASVSGGSGLLAAYLAGLVVGNRPVKAYPAIESFQGAATWLCQIVMFLMLGLLVTPSDLVHDGLPAAAIAVFLMLVGRPLAVWLCLLPFRMPWRETAFIGWVGLRGAVSIFLAAIPTLAGLPGAEDYFNYAFVAVLVSLLVQGWTVNLAGRWSGVATPATSRPVQRMEIDMPGDTGRELVGYPVEPESPLARGGRIPPWAQAALVVRNGNVLNPRDAGDVRSGDYVYVLVAPARVNRLDALFAANVEDPTTAQIAFAELPLIGDAPLAEIAALYGLEVDGEPVATVADAFADRFADRARPGDRISLGAAVLIARRVDLDGRVALAGLRLPGFTEQPRPPGWIRLMRRLGAMPRE from the coding sequence ATGGACAAGCTCTCCGCTATCGATTGGACCCTGTTCATCGGCTCCGGCATGGTGCTTGCGGGCATTCTTTCGAGCCTGGTCGCCAAGCGCTTCGGCGCACCGTTGCTGCTGGTGTTCCTGGCGATCGGCATGCTGGCCGGCGAGGACGGCCCGGGCGGACTGACCTTCGGCGACTATGAAACGACCTATCTGGTCGGCTCGCTCGCCCTCTCGGTCATCCTGTTCGACGGCGCGCTGCGCACCAAGCTCCGGCTGGTGCGCCGGGCACTGGTGCCGGCGCTGGTGCTGGCCACCGCCGGCGTGATTCTGACCGCGGCACTGACCGGCGCCTTCGTCAAGTTCCTGCTCGGCGGCACCTGGATCGAAGCGTTCCTGGTCGGCTCGATCGTCGCCTCGACCGACGCCGCCGCGGTGATGTTTCTGCTGCGCACCTCCGGCCTGACCTTGAGCCCGCGGGTCGGCGCCACCGTCGAGATCGAGTCCGGCACCAACGATCCGATCGCGGTGTTCTTGGTCATTTTGCTGACCCGGCTGGCGCTCGCCGGCGAGACGACCGCGGCGACGGTGATGGTCGAGGTGGTGGTCGATTTCGCCATCGGCGCCGTCGTCGGCGTCGGCGGCGGCCTCCTGGTGGTGCGGGCGCTGAACCGGCTCGACCTGCCGCCTGGCCTGCACTCGCCGTTCGTCGCCACCGCCGCGGTCGCCATTTTCGGCTTCGCCTCGGTCAGCGGCGGCTCCGGCCTGCTCGCCGCCTACCTCGCCGGCCTGGTGGTCGGCAACCGGCCGGTCAAGGCCTACCCCGCCATCGAGAGCTTCCAGGGCGCGGCGACCTGGCTGTGCCAAATCGTCATGTTCTTGATGCTGGGCCTGTTGGTGACACCATCGGACCTCGTCCATGACGGGCTGCCGGCCGCCGCCATCGCGGTGTTCCTGATGCTGGTGGGCCGGCCGCTGGCGGTGTGGCTGTGCCTGCTGCCGTTCCGCATGCCCTGGCGCGAAACCGCGTTCATCGGCTGGGTCGGCCTGCGCGGCGCGGTGTCGATCTTCCTCGCCGCCATCCCGACCCTGGCCGGCCTGCCGGGCGCGGAGGACTATTTCAATTACGCCTTCGTGGCGGTGCTGGTGTCGCTGCTGGTGCAGGGCTGGACGGTGAACCTCGCCGGCCGCTGGAGCGGCGTCGCCACCCCCGCCACCTCGCGGCCGGTGCAGCGGATGGAGATCGACATGCCCGGAGATACCGGGCGTGAATTGGTCGGCTATCCGGTCGAGCCCGAAAGTCCGCTGGCGCGCGGCGGCCGAATTCCGCCATGGGCGCAGGCGGCGCTGGTGGTGCGCAACGGCAACGTGCTCAATCCGCGCGACGCCGGCGACGTCCGCAGCGGCGACTACGTCTACGTTCTGGTGGCGCCCGCCCGCGTCAACCGGCTCGATGCGCTGTTCGCCGCCAACGTCGAGGACCCCACCACCGCCCAGATCGCCTTCGCAGAACTGCCCCTGATCGGCGACGCCCCGCTTGCCGAGATCGCCGCGCTCTACGGGCTTGAGGTCGATGGCGAGCCCGTCGCCACCGTGGCCGACGCCTTCGCCGATCGCTTCGCCGACCGCGCCCGCCCCGGCGACCGCATCAGCCTCGGCGCGGCGGTACTGATCGCGCGCCGGGTCGACCTCGACGGCCGCGTTGCCCTGGCCGGCCTGCGCCTGCCTGGCTTTACCGAACAGCCGCGGCCGCCGGGCTGGATCAGGCTGATGCGCCGGCTCGGCGCGATGCCGAGGGAGTGA
- a CDS encoding sugar kinase yields the protein MSRVVAIGEVLVELSRGGDGRYGLSFGGDCFSTAVYLARLGVPTAFATALGDDPYSRAIIAAAEAAGLATGLTVRIAGGKPGLVLVDTDEGGERRVQHWRDGASVRHLFTVEGWGLLAEAMTQASLIYLSGATLSLFDNVGLGRLLATLEVARERGAKVAFDGNFAPSHWGGDIARARAVYAESLKRIDIALLRFADEALLFGEASPEATFERFAAAGIGEIVLKTGADGVLLRRGGETVRVPAAAHRDPADPAADDAFNAGYLAARLAEQGPDAAALAGHRLAAELASNRGAIQPRTGANGHGDDAAR from the coding sequence ATGTCTCGCGTCGTCGCCATCGGAGAAGTGCTGGTCGAGTTGTCGCGCGGCGGCGACGGCCGCTACGGCCTGTCGTTCGGCGGCGACTGCTTCAGCACCGCGGTCTATCTCGCCCGGCTCGGCGTTCCCACGGCGTTCGCCACCGCGCTCGGCGACGATCCCTATTCGCGCGCCATCATCGCCGCCGCCGAGGCCGCGGGGCTGGCGACCGGCCTCACCGTCCGCATCGCCGGCGGCAAGCCCGGCCTGGTGCTGGTCGACACCGACGAGGGCGGCGAGCGCCGCGTCCAGCACTGGCGCGACGGCGCGTCGGTGCGCCATCTGTTCACGGTCGAAGGCTGGGGCCTGCTGGCCGAGGCGATGACCCAGGCCAGCCTGATCTATCTGTCCGGCGCCACGCTGTCGCTGTTCGACAATGTCGGCCTCGGCCGCTTGCTCGCCACCCTGGAAGTGGCGCGCGAGCGCGGCGCCAAGGTGGCGTTCGACGGCAATTTCGCCCCCTCGCACTGGGGCGGCGACATCGCCCGCGCCCGCGCCGTCTATGCCGAATCGCTCAAGCGGATCGACATCGCACTGCTGCGCTTCGCCGACGAGGCGCTGCTGTTCGGCGAGGCCTCGCCCGAGGCGACGTTCGAGCGCTTCGCCGCGGCCGGCATCGGCGAGATCGTGCTCAAGACCGGCGCCGACGGCGTGCTGCTGCGCCGCGGCGGCGAAACCGTCCGTGTGCCGGCGGCAGCGCACCGCGACCCGGCCGACCCCGCGGCCGACGATGCCTTCAACGCCGGCTATCTTGCCGCCCGGCTCGCCGAACAGGGGCCGGACGCGGCCGCGCTCGCCGGCCACCGCCTCGCCGCCGAACTGGCGAGCAACCGCGGCGCCATCCAGCCGCGCACGGGCGCCAACGGCCACGGCGACGACGCCGCCCGCTGA
- a CDS encoding low molecular weight protein-tyrosine-phosphatase: MAGISATSRTGDGVSKKPAVLFVCLGNICRSPLAEAAFRREIGRLDLDVEVDSAGTGNWHVGEPPDSRAQAVARKYGIDISTYRARQVKPDDFRRFSHIVALDRDNLATLQRMRPNDAAAELSLLLDHVPGRHGQPVADPYFGGDDGFAITWADVTTGAEALAKRLVASG, encoded by the coding sequence ATGGCCGGCATATCCGCAACCAGCCGAACGGGGGATGGGGTGTCGAAAAAGCCGGCGGTGCTGTTCGTTTGTCTTGGCAATATCTGCCGTTCGCCGCTGGCGGAGGCGGCGTTCCGGCGCGAGATCGGGCGCCTCGACCTCGACGTCGAGGTCGATTCGGCCGGCACCGGCAACTGGCACGTCGGCGAGCCGCCTGACAGCCGGGCTCAGGCGGTGGCGCGGAAATACGGCATCGACATCAGCACCTACCGTGCCCGCCAGGTGAAGCCGGACGATTTCCGCCGCTTCTCCCACATCGTCGCGCTCGACCGCGACAACCTCGCCACGCTTCAGCGCATGCGTCCCAACGACGCCGCGGCCGAGCTCAGCTTGCTGCTCGACCATGTGCCGGGGCGCCACGGCCAGCCGGTGGCCGACCCCTATTTCGGCGGCGACGACGGCTTCGCCATCACCTGGGCCGACGTCACCACCGGCGCCGAGGCGTTGGCGAAACGCCTCGTGGCCAGCGGATGA
- a CDS encoding fructosamine kinase family protein: MTALAGAGAALLGGRLVRAEPLSGGDLSQIVRITLADGRVAIVKNGPAPRTEAAMLAAIGAAGAPAPMVLAASDDALVIEALPAGGSLRNAWGSLGAALAGLHRCVGPRYGWDADFAFGRVAIENTWTDDWPTFWAERRLLTSLSQVPAALARRLEALAADLPNRLPRHPPPSLLHGDLWGGNVLVEDARVSGLIDPACYFGHAEVDLAMLTLFDRPGPAFYHAYGVLEPGADDRLVIYRLWPALVHLRLFGGGYRGMVEGFLAAARA, from the coding sequence ATGACCGCGCTCGCGGGCGCGGGCGCGGCGCTGCTCGGCGGCCGGCTGGTCCGGGCCGAGCCGCTGTCCGGCGGGGACCTGTCGCAGATCGTCCGCATCACGCTTGCGGATGGCCGCGTCGCCATCGTCAAGAACGGCCCGGCGCCGAGGACCGAGGCGGCGATGCTGGCTGCCATCGGTGCCGCCGGCGCGCCGGCGCCAATGGTGCTGGCGGCGAGCGACGACGCGCTGGTGATCGAGGCGCTGCCGGCCGGCGGCTCCCTGCGCAACGCCTGGGGCAGCCTCGGTGCGGCGCTCGCCGGGCTGCATCGCTGCGTTGGTCCGCGCTACGGATGGGACGCCGATTTTGCGTTCGGCCGCGTCGCCATCGAAAACACCTGGACCGACGACTGGCCGACATTCTGGGCCGAGCGGCGGCTGCTCACCAGCCTGTCGCAGGTGCCGGCGGCACTGGCGCGCCGGCTCGAAGCGCTCGCCGCCGATCTGCCGAACCGTCTGCCCCGCCATCCGCCGCCTTCGCTGCTGCACGGCGATCTGTGGGGCGGCAACGTGCTGGTCGAGGACGCCCGCGTCAGCGGGCTGATCGACCCGGCCTGCTATTTCGGCCACGCCGAGGTCGATCTTGCCATGCTGACGCTGTTCGACCGGCCGGGCCCGGCGTTTTATCATGCCTACGGCGTGCTGGAGCCCGGCGCCGACGACCGGCTCGTCATCTACCGGCTGTGGCCGGCGCTGGTCCATCTTCGCCTGTTCGGCGGCGGCTACCGCGGCATGGTTGAGGGCTTTTTGGCCGCGGCGAGGGCGTGA